The following proteins come from a genomic window of Acinonyx jubatus isolate Ajub_Pintada_27869175 chromosome C1, VMU_Ajub_asm_v1.0, whole genome shotgun sequence:
- the LOC106976380 gene encoding cytoskeleton-associated protein 2-like, translated as MKLECGIVRDETCPPPTAAMSTPAVPWELQLPPSQRAQPEFREQRRQKLKEHMLKRKTFFAYKEENHISSGDQKLMTSEGQVHEETKVLKFKTKMAGKEKVSRPPGNKNNITMEKNCIPLKPSDELTNSTIAIDTPNSEDNNQTGQLVPIKDDPPGQHMTLSQVFHLKNNNKKKQIMTEKPKQDANMSKKLVLGSYRGQIVQSKINSFRNPLQVRDESSAAIKKLSTTVPKATEPLRTNSSSVTVKSDRASKVTTTTKLVSTTIQNRQLLRPPIRSHRDNAQDAVRPGIGRSLANVTTQKGPREKELVQLNTVSSSAKTGSQNIERKKTLTRSVKSEIVARPVSSSNTKLIEKSKNVDPRRHTIAKTTIVRAAQPKETAEERKARLSKWKAGKRKVLKRPPSSGVTQPEPEGQHENPVGSFWTTMVEEDEQRLFTEKVNKTFSECLNLISEGCPKEEILVILNDLIKNIPDAKKLVKYWICLAHIEPLTSPIENIITIYEKDILAGAQPIEEMRHTIADILTMRSQEKVKYGENIEEACATEKYIHEVSTEDSGVNLESGKPEMEKKTRNVVFQDDEKKQDDKTKDSTNDVKTPSTETRGSCLIKYNVSTTPYLQSVKKKIQFDNTDSTFKELKFLTPVRRSRRIQEKTSKLPDMLKDHYPYVSLLEQLTELGGETDAFVCRPNSALCPMFSEPGTAEKK; from the coding sequence atgaaacttgagTGTGGGATTGTCAGGGATGAGACTTGTCCTCCGCCTACAGCAGCCATGAGCACCCCAGCAGTGCCCTGGGAGCTACAACTGCCCCCGAGCCAGAGGGCCCAGCCCGAGTTCAGAgaacaaagaagacagaaactcAAGGAacatatgttaaaaagaaaaacgttTTTTGCATACAAGGAGGAAAATCACATATCCAGTGGAGACCAGAAACTGATGACCTCTGAGGGCCAGGTCCATGAAGAGACAAAAgttctgaaatttaaaacaaaaatggctGGTAAAGAAAAGGTCAGTAGACCTCCcgggaacaaaaataatataacaatggaaaaaaattgtattccTTTAAAGCCTTCTGATGAACTAACCAATTCAACTATAGCAATTGATACACCTAATTCTGAGGATAATAATCAAACTGGGCAGTTGGTACCAATTAAAGATGACCCTCCAGGTCAACACATGACATTAAGCCAAGTGTttcatcttaaaaacaacaataaaaagaaacaaataatgacagaaaaaccaaagcaagatGCTAACATGTCCAAGAAGCTTGTGCTTGGATCTTACCGTGGCCAAATTGTTCAGTCTAAGATTAATTCATTTAGAAACCCTCTACAAGTCAGAGATGAGAGTTCTGCAGCAATAAAGAAACTTTCGACTACAGTCCCTAAAGCTACAGAGCCTCTGCGCACAAACAGCAGCAGTGTGACAGTGAAAAGCGATAGAGCCTCTAAAGTGACAACTACCACTAAACTTGTGAGCACTACAATTCAGAACAGACAGCTTCTGCGACCTCCTATCAGAAGTCACCGTGACAATGCTCAGGACGCTGTGAGACCAGGCATCGGTAGAAGCTTGGCCAACGTTACGACTCAGAAAGGGCCTCGCGAGAAAGAGTTAGTACAATTAAACACAGTTTCATCTAGTGCCAAAACCGGTTctcagaatatagaaagaaagaagacactcACAAGAAGTGTGAAGTCTGAAATCGTAGCCAGGCCTGTTTCGTCTTCTAACACCAAACTGATAGAAAAGTCGAAAAACGTTGACCCTCGCAGGCATACAATAGCAAAAACAACTATTGTTAGAGCAGCTCAGCCCAAAGAaacagcagaagagagaaaagctcGTCTGAGTAAGTGGAAAGCTGGCAAAAGGAAAGTCCTGAAAAGGCCTCCTAGCTCAGGAGTTACCCAGCCTGAACCTGAAGGGCAACATGAAAACCCAGTTGGGTCCTTTTGGACTACCATGGTAGAAGAAGATGAACAAAGATTATTTACCGAAAAAGTGAACAAGACATTTTCTGAATGCCTAAACCTGATTAGTGAGGGATgcccaaaagaagaaatattggtCATACTGAATGACCTGATTAAAAATATTCCAGATGCCAAAAAGCTTGTTAAATATTGGATATGCCTTGCACATATTGAACCACTCACAAGTCCTATTGAAAACATTATCACAATCTATGAGAAAGATATTCTGGCAGGCGCTCAGCCTATTGAAGAGATGCGACATACCATTGCAGATATTCTGACAATGAGGAGTCAAGAAAAAGTTAAATACGGAGAAAATATTGAGGAGGCTTGTGCAACCGAGAAATACATCCATGAAGTCAGCACTGAAGATAGCGGGGTTAATCTAGAGTCAGGAAaaccagaaatggaaaagaaaactagaaatgtGGTATTTCAAGATgatgaaaaaaagcaagatgaCAAAACAAAAGATTCAACCAATGATGTTAAAACCCCCAGTACAGAAACCAGGGGGAGTTGcttaattaaatataatgtgtCTACTACACCATACCtacaaagtgtaaaaaaaaagatacagtttgACAATACAGATTCTACATTTAAAGAGCTAAAGTTTCTAACACCAGTGAGACGTTCTCGACGTATTCAAGAGAAGACTTCTAAATTGCCAGATATGTTAAAAGACCATTATCCTTATGTGTCTTTATTGGAACAATTAACAGAGTTGGGAGGTGAAACTGATGCTTTCGTATGCCGTCCCAATTCAGCACTATGCCCGAtgttctcagagcctggaacagcagaaaagaaataa